One window of the Pseudomonas lurida genome contains the following:
- a CDS encoding MFS transporter, producing the protein MRASRELVVVQALSSLALWLDIFLIFTVPAYLWSISPPSVALLAFCLGAPMLLLGPIVGTLIDRLDVRKTLIFGVSLRIASTAALAYSPSFEMFLVLVILKGMSNLIYFPSITIAIRTLVNREEHKSFFSYTSLLDQTSKITVPLLAGLLTMVLPTKDGFFFSATAVLLTLPFLLSLCAKIDAKPAPASSKILPLYRDLLKGFSIFKSLPFQLRVGFLYSLLTSLALGIYDPHLAAFLAHEGYPPIVFSQIVSATAAGAVCAALLVKLKLKNLEDVLLRSYGLVVFCLALIMTALLVPLDIPNKKLLYPTVWFINGFGYELLIISSNILLQQLCPSETIGRMSTSFRSAQMLCVVIGPAIGTLLITTYGRHAPFTTAALATFFTALTSLAIYHYRYKKVSRFD; encoded by the coding sequence TTGAGAGCCTCACGTGAACTTGTCGTCGTCCAAGCGTTATCTAGCCTGGCGCTATGGCTGGATATTTTTCTGATATTTACGGTGCCTGCATACCTGTGGAGCATTTCCCCACCCTCAGTAGCATTACTCGCTTTCTGTCTGGGTGCACCTATGTTACTTCTGGGGCCGATAGTTGGAACGTTGATTGATCGGCTGGACGTTAGGAAAACGTTAATATTTGGCGTTTCGCTTCGCATAGCTTCCACCGCTGCGCTCGCCTACTCCCCAAGTTTTGAAATGTTTTTAGTCTTAGTGATTCTGAAAGGGATGTCGAATTTGATTTATTTCCCCTCAATTACTATAGCGATACGAACATTAGTCAACCGGGAAGAACACAAGTCATTTTTTAGCTACACCAGCCTACTTGACCAAACTTCAAAAATCACTGTGCCTTTACTGGCTGGCCTGCTGACTATGGTATTGCCCACTAAAGACGGCTTCTTTTTTTCCGCCACAGCTGTACTTCTAACCCTGCCGTTCCTGCTTTCCCTTTGTGCGAAAATAGACGCCAAACCTGCACCTGCGTCATCAAAAATCCTGCCGTTATATCGTGACCTACTGAAGGGGTTCTCAATATTTAAATCGTTGCCTTTCCAATTACGCGTTGGTTTTCTATATTCCTTGCTCACTTCGTTGGCGTTAGGCATCTATGATCCCCACCTGGCTGCTTTTCTGGCACATGAAGGTTACCCTCCCATCGTGTTTTCACAGATCGTTTCAGCGACGGCCGCAGGGGCGGTGTGCGCTGCCTTGCTGGTGAAGTTAAAACTCAAAAACCTTGAGGACGTTTTGCTTCGGTCATACGGCCTCGTTGTTTTCTGCTTGGCATTGATAATGACTGCACTGCTAGTGCCTCTTGATATACCTAACAAAAAGTTACTTTATCCAACCGTATGGTTTATCAATGGCTTTGGCTACGAGCTGTTGATTATCTCGTCAAACATACTCCTCCAGCAACTCTGCCCTTCTGAAACCATTGGGCGAATGTCAACGTCTTTTAGAAGCGCTCAAATGCTCTGCGTTGTAATAGGCCCTGCTATAGGGACGCTACTCATAACAACCTATGGCCGGCATGCCCCCTTCACAACGGCCGCCCTAGCAACGTTTTTTACAGCATTAACCTCACTTGCAATCTATCATTACCGCTATAAAAAAGTTAGCCGCTTTGACTAA
- a CDS encoding efflux transporter outer membrane subunit → MSVKVFLPSLLVLALSACAVGPDYKTQTPEAANITAAANAKQYDHAKFEGIWWQQFEDPTLNQLVTQSLQGNRDLRVAFARLRAARAIRDDASNDAMPTITSRASSDLAKGQIPGQTTKRVNSERYDLGLDMAWELDLFGRIQRNLEATDADQQAAEADLYQLQVTMIAELVDAYGQLRGAQLRERIALDNLKNQQESRSITISLRDAGVGDQLDVERADARLAAVEASVPQLQAEQVRERNRIATLLGQRPDKLTVDLSPKDLPAIAKALPIGDPGQLLQRRPDILSAERKLAAATARIGVAKADLFPRVSLSGFLGFTAGRGSQIGSSAANAWALGPSITWAAFDLGSVRARLRGADAEADGALATYEQQVLLALEESENAFSDYGKRQQRLVSLIRQSESSRAAADLAAIRYREGTVDFLVLLDAQRERLAAEDSQAQAEVDLYRGIVAIYKALGGGWQPDTVVATAK, encoded by the coding sequence ATGAGTGTGAAAGTCTTTCTGCCGAGCTTGCTGGTACTGGCGCTAAGCGCCTGTGCCGTAGGCCCGGACTATAAAACCCAGACGCCGGAGGCGGCCAATATCACGGCCGCTGCCAATGCCAAGCAGTATGACCATGCCAAGTTCGAAGGCATCTGGTGGCAGCAGTTCGAGGACCCGACCCTCAACCAACTGGTGACCCAGTCGCTGCAAGGTAACCGGGATCTGCGCGTCGCCTTTGCCCGCCTGCGGGCGGCACGGGCGATCCGCGATGACGCCAGCAATGACGCCATGCCGACCATCACCAGCCGCGCCAGCAGTGACCTGGCCAAGGGACAAATCCCAGGCCAGACCACCAAGCGCGTCAACAGTGAGCGTTACGACCTCGGCCTGGACATGGCCTGGGAACTGGACCTGTTCGGTCGCATCCAGCGCAACCTGGAAGCCACCGACGCCGACCAGCAGGCCGCCGAGGCGGACTTGTACCAGCTGCAAGTCACCATGATCGCCGAACTGGTGGACGCCTACGGTCAACTGCGTGGCGCGCAACTGCGTGAACGCATTGCCTTGGACAACCTGAAGAACCAGCAGGAATCTCGCTCCATCACCATCAGCCTGCGGGATGCCGGTGTGGGTGACCAACTCGACGTGGAGCGTGCCGATGCGCGCCTGGCGGCGGTAGAAGCCAGCGTGCCGCAATTGCAGGCCGAGCAAGTGCGCGAGCGCAATCGCATCGCCACCCTCCTCGGCCAGCGGCCCGACAAGCTCACCGTAGACCTGAGCCCGAAAGACCTGCCGGCGATTGCCAAGGCGTTGCCGATTGGCGACCCGGGGCAACTGCTGCAACGCCGCCCGGACATCCTCAGCGCCGAACGCAAACTGGCCGCCGCCACTGCACGCATCGGCGTAGCCAAGGCCGACCTGTTCCCACGGGTCAGCCTCAGCGGCTTCCTCGGCTTTACCGCCGGGCGCGGTTCGCAGATCGGCTCGTCCGCCGCCAATGCCTGGGCCCTTGGCCCGAGCATCACTTGGGCAGCATTTGACCTGGGCAGTGTGCGCGCCCGTTTGCGCGGCGCCGATGCCGAGGCCGATGGCGCGTTGGCAACCTACGAGCAACAAGTGCTGTTGGCCCTGGAAGAGTCCGAGAACGCCTTCAGCGACTACGGCAAGCGCCAGCAACGCTTGGTCTCGCTGATCCGCCAAAGCGAATCCAGCCGCGCCGCTGCCGATTTGGCCGCGATCCGCTACCGCGAAGGCACTGTGGACTTCCTGGTACTGCTCGACGCCCAACGTGAGCGCCTGGCCGCCGAAGACTCCCAGGCCCAGGCCGAAGTCGACCTGTATCGCGGCATCGTCGCGATCTACAAGGCACTGGGGGGTGGCTGGCAGCCGGACACGGTGGTCGCTACCGCCAAGTGA